A genome region from Euphorbia lathyris chromosome 4, ddEupLath1.1, whole genome shotgun sequence includes the following:
- the LOC136225700 gene encoding protein NLP2-like: MEHAVSAPNFTFLDSDFHFFEPEEQFYSNLSESPPLVYEHFADTSLLQSEASSMVKDRLIIAIEYLKEYVEDSQVLIQIWMPMKKGDQNVLTTIDQPYSLNLNCRNLASYRNVSKSFYLTTEEDSKESAGLPGRVFLGKFPEWSPDVRFFRIDECPRKNFAEMYEISGCLALPVFDHRNICLAVIEIVTTCQKISYHLEIEIVCKALEAVDLKSWQDFFPRSLKACNETNQIAIPEISETLQFICQTYRLPLAQTWTSHDSQFNTEIPSDYCISTFNSACYVADNDLLGFHKACSEQRLFLDQGIVGQAFASNKQRFATDITSLSRTNYPLSHHARMFNLGAAVAIPLRNMYTGLVQLVLELFLPRDCKDIEQQMQMWDLLSAVIQQACRSFRVVMDKEMDDRVDESPVIASIWTPYGCLKEELEDEFKITTQWDYNNDFEPIQQHSVIQDCSRASEKRQNKIEKTINLHVLRQYFAGSLKDAAKSIGVCPTTLKRICRQHGINRWPSRKINKVNKSLRKLQLVVNSIHGAEGLIQIDSFYKTFPEWNFAKVPEKDPFLSLKKSGKSNTRHLLNPNDKSRSSTSSQNSGSSICLSTEAKKLNRNECSNQKIIEERPKTSDRNDQTCQTDPELPKNTSGLRVKATFAEEHIRFSFLRHWNLKDLQQEIAKRFKIDDFSRIHLKYTDIDNELVLLTCDADLEECVDLISFSCSKIIKISLHNKLMLMQN; the protein is encoded by the exons ATGGAACATGCTGTTTCTGCTCCTAATTTCACATTCCTGGATTCAGATTTTCACTTCTTTGAGCCAgaagaacaattttactcaAACTTGTCTGAGAGTCCACCTCTAGTTTATGAACATTTTGCTGATACATCTCTACTTCAATCTGAAGCATCTTCCATGGTGAAAGATAGATTGATTATAGCTATTGAGTATTTGAAAGAATATGTAGAAGACAGCCAAGTACttattcagatatggatgccaaTGAAGAAAGGGGATCAGAATGTTCTGACTACTATTGATCAGCCTTATTCTCTCAATCTGAATTGCAGGAATCTTGCTAGTTACAGAAACGTTTCGAAATCGTTCTACCTTACAACCGAAGAGGACTCGAAAGAGTCCGCCGGGTTGCCTGGTAGAGTTTTCTTGGGGAAATTCCCTGAATGGAGTCCTGATGTTCGGTTCTTCAGGATTGATGAGTGTCCAAGGAAGAATTTTGCTGAGATGTATGAGATTAGTGGCTGTCTTGCTCTTCCGGTTTTCGATCACCGGAATATTTGCCTGGCTGTTATTGAGATTGTCACAACTTGTCAGAAGATCAGTTATcatcttgaaattgaaattgtctGTAAAGCTCTTGAG GCTGTTGATCTAAAAAGTTGGCAGGATTTCTTCCCTCGTAGTTTAAAA GCTTGCAATGAAACCAACCAAATTGCAATTCCTGAAATATCAGAAACTTTGCAATTTATCTGCCAGACATACAGATTGCCTCTGGCACAAACATGGACGTCGCATGACAGTCAATTCAACACCGAAATCCCGTCTGATTATTGTATATCAACTTTCAATTCTGCCTGCTATGTAGCAGACAATGATCTGTTGGGATTTCACAAAGCATGTTCCGAGCAGCGCCTTTTTCTAGATCAGGGGATAGTAGGGCAAGCTTTCGCCTCGAACAAGCAACGGTTTGCTACTGATATAACCTCTCTTAGCAGAACAAACTACCCTCTTTCTCACCATGCCAGGATGTTCAATTTGGGTGCAGCTGTTGCGATTCCTCTACGAAACATGTACACCGGATTAGTCCAACTCGTCTTGGAGCTATTCCTGCCAAGGGATTGCAAAGACATTGAACAACAAATGCAAATGTGGGATTTGTTATCTGCTGTCATACAACAGGCCTGTCGGAGTTTTCGTGTCGTTATGGACAAGGAAATGGATGACAGAGTCGATGAATCTCCGGTAATTGCTTCGATTTGGACTCCCTACGGTTGTCTGAAAGAAGAACTAGAAGATGAATTCAAGATTACAACTCAATGGGATTATAACAATGATTTTGAGCCAATTCAGCAACATTCTGTCATTCAGGATTGCTCAAGAGCATCCGAAAAGAGACAGAACAAGATAGAGAAGACAATCAATTTGCACGTTCTTCGACAATACTTCGCGGGGAGCCTTAAAGATGCTGCTAAGAGCATTGGAG TTTGCCCCACTACTCTGAAAAGGATATGCAGACAACACGGTATCAACCGATGGCCGTCTCGAAAGATCAATAAAGTGAAtaaatctttgaggaaactCCAACTAGTAGTCAACTCAATCCATGGCGCGGAGGGTCTAATCCAGATCGATTCGTTCTATAAAACCTTTCCGGAATGGAACTTTGCAAAAGTTCCTGAGAAAGACCCTTTTCTGTCACTGAAGAAAAGTGGCAAGTCCAACACAAGACATCTGCTTAATCCGAATGACAAATCTCGGTCCTCTACGAGCAGTCAGAATTCGGGTTCGAGCATCTGTTTGTCCACAGAAGCAAAGAAACTCAACAGAAATGAATGTTCCAACCAAAAGATCATTGAAGAAAGACCAAAAACATCAGACAGGAATGATCAAACTTGCCAGACTGACCCCGAATTACCGAAAAACACAAGTGGATTACGAGTTAAAGCCACTTTTGCAGAAGAACATATCAGATTCAGCTTCCTGAGACATTGGAACTTAAAGGACTTGCAGCAAGAGATAGCTAAGCGTTTTAAGATAGATGATTTCAGCAGAATTCATCTCAAGTACACGGACATCGATAACGAACTAGTTCTTTTAACCTGTGATGCTGATCTTGAGGAATGTGTAGACTTAATCAGCTTCTCTTGTAGCAAAATCATCAAAATCTCTCTCCATAACAAGCTTATGCTAATGCAAAATTAG